Proteins co-encoded in one Canis lupus familiaris isolate Mischka breed German Shepherd chromosome 36, alternate assembly UU_Cfam_GSD_1.0, whole genome shotgun sequence genomic window:
- the NFE2L2 gene encoding nuclear factor erythroid 2-related factor 2 isoform X3, whose translation MDLIDILWRQDIDLGVSREVFDFSQRRKEHELEKQKKLEKERQEQLQKEQEKAFFAQLQLDEETGEFLPVQPAPHIPSETSASANYSQVPHIPKPDALYFDDCMQLLAETFPFVDDNEVSSAAFQSLVPDIPSQIENPVFIAPNQAQSPQTLAVQSVIADLDNMQQDIEQVWEELLSIPELQCLNIQNDKLVETSMVPSPETKMTEIDNNYHFYPSMPSLEKEVGNCSPPFLSAFEDSFSSILSTEDSSQLTVNSLNSDATINTDFGDEFYSAFIAEPSSSNSMPSSASFSQSLSELLNGPIDVSDLSLCKAFNQNHPESTEFNDSDSGISLNTSPGMASPEHSVESSVYGDTALGFSDSEMEETDSAPGSVKQTGPKTQPGQSAGDPAQPPSPSPGPSAPAHDAQCENTPKKESPVNPGHRKAPFTKDKHSSRLEAHLTRDELRAKALHIPFPVEKIINLPVDDFNEMMSKEQFNEAQLALIRDIRRRGKNKVAAQNCRKRKLENIVELEQDLDHLKDEKEKLLKEKGENDKSLHLLKKQLSTLYLEVFSMLRDEDGKPYSPSEYSLQQTRDGNVFLVPKSKKPDIKKN comes from the exons agagaaagcTTTCTTTGCTCAGTTACAACTAGACGAAGAGACCGGTGAATTCCTTCCGGTTCAGCCAGCCCCACACATCCCATCGGAAACCAGTGCATCTGCCAACTACTCCCAG GTTCCCCACATTCCCAAGCCAGATGCTTTGTACTTTGATGACTGCATGCAGCTTTTGGCAGAGACATTCCCGTTCGTAGATGACAATGAG GTTTCTTCAGCTGCATTTCAGTCCCTTGTTCCTGATATTCCCAGCCAAATCGAAAACCCAGTCTTCATTGCTCCTAATCAGGCTCAGTCACCTCAGACTCTTGCCGTTCAGTCAGTCATTGCTGATTTAGACAATATGCAGCAGGACATTGAGCAAGTTTGGGAGGAGCTACTATCCATTCCAGAACTGCAG TGTCTTAATATTCAGAATGACAAGTTGGTCGAGACTAGCATGGTGCCAAGTCCAGAAACCAAAATGACAGAAATCGACAACAATTATCATTTCTACCCCTCAATGCCCTCACTGGAAAAAGAAGTAGGTAACTGCAGTCCACCTTTTCTCAGTGCTTTCGAGGATTCTTTTAGCAGCATCCTCTCCACAGAAGATTCCAGCCAGCTGACAGTGAACTCATTAAATTCAGATGCCACAATAAACACAGATTTTGGTGATGAATTTTATTCTGCTTTCATAGCAGAACCCAGTAGTAGCAACAGCAtgccttcctctgcttctttcagcCAGTCACTCTCTGAACTTCTTAATGGGCCCATTGATGTTTCTGATTTATCACTTTGTAAAGCGTTTAACCAAAACCACCCTGAAAGCACAGAATTCAACGATTCTGACTCTGGCATTTCACTGAACACAAGTCCTGGCATGGCATCACCAGAACACTCAGTGGAATCTTCTGTCTATGGAGACACAGCACTTGGCTTCAGTGATTCTGAAATGGAAGAGACAGATAGTGCTCCTGGAAGTGTCAAACAGACCGGTCCTAAAACACAGCCGGGACAGTCTGCTGGAGATCCAGCCCAGCCCCCGTCACCATCTCCAGGGCCCAGTGCTCCAGCGCATGACGCCCAGTGTGAAAACACGCCAAAGAAAGAATCGCCGGTAAATCCTGGTCATCGAAAAGCCCCATTCACAAAAGACAAACATTCAAGCCGCTTGGAGGCTCATCTCACAAGAGATGAGCTAAGGGCAAAAGCTCTCCATATCCCATTCCCTGTTGAAAAAATCATTAACCTCCCTGTTGATGACTTCAATGAGATGATGTCAAAGGAGCAATTCAATGAGGCTCAGCTGGCATTAATTCGAGATATACGCAGGAGGGGCAAGAATAAAGTGGCTGCTCAGaattgcagaaaaagaaaactggaaaatatagtGGAACTGGAACAAGATTTGGatcatttaaaagatgaaaaagaaaaattgctcaAAGAAAAGGGCGAGAATGACAAAAGCCTCCATCTACTGAAAAAACAACTCAGCACTTTGTATCTTGAAGTCTTCAGCATGCTCCGTGATGAAGATGGAAAACCTTACTCTCCCAGTGAATACTCCCTGCAGCAAACAAGAGATGGCAATGTATTCCTTGTGCCCAAAAGTAAGAAGCCAGATATTAAGAAAAACTAG
- the NFE2L2 gene encoding nuclear factor erythroid 2-related factor 2 isoform X1 produces MRSLLEKLGKDMDLIDILWRQDIDLGVSREVFDFSQRRKEHELEKQKKLEKERQEQLQKEQEKAFFAQLQLDEETGEFLPVQPAPHIPSETSASANYSQVPHIPKPDALYFDDCMQLLAETFPFVDDNEVSSAAFQSLVPDIPSQIENPVFIAPNQAQSPQTLAVQSVIADLDNMQQDIEQVWEELLSIPELQCLNIQNDKLVETSMVPSPETKMTEIDNNYHFYPSMPSLEKEVGNCSPPFLSAFEDSFSSILSTEDSSQLTVNSLNSDATINTDFGDEFYSAFIAEPSSSNSMPSSASFSQSLSELLNGPIDVSDLSLCKAFNQNHPESTEFNDSDSGISLNTSPGMASPEHSVESSVYGDTALGFSDSEMEETDSAPGSVKQTGPKTQPGQSAGDPAQPPSPSPGPSAPAHDAQCENTPKKESPVNPGHRKAPFTKDKHSSRLEAHLTRDELRAKALHIPFPVEKIINLPVDDFNEMMSKEQFNEAQLALIRDIRRRGKNKVAAQNCRKRKLENIVELEQDLDHLKDEKEKLLKEKGENDKSLHLLKKQLSTLYLEVFSMLRDEDGKPYSPSEYSLQQTRDGNVFLVPKSKKPDIKKN; encoded by the exons agagaaagcTTTCTTTGCTCAGTTACAACTAGACGAAGAGACCGGTGAATTCCTTCCGGTTCAGCCAGCCCCACACATCCCATCGGAAACCAGTGCATCTGCCAACTACTCCCAG GTTCCCCACATTCCCAAGCCAGATGCTTTGTACTTTGATGACTGCATGCAGCTTTTGGCAGAGACATTCCCGTTCGTAGATGACAATGAG GTTTCTTCAGCTGCATTTCAGTCCCTTGTTCCTGATATTCCCAGCCAAATCGAAAACCCAGTCTTCATTGCTCCTAATCAGGCTCAGTCACCTCAGACTCTTGCCGTTCAGTCAGTCATTGCTGATTTAGACAATATGCAGCAGGACATTGAGCAAGTTTGGGAGGAGCTACTATCCATTCCAGAACTGCAG TGTCTTAATATTCAGAATGACAAGTTGGTCGAGACTAGCATGGTGCCAAGTCCAGAAACCAAAATGACAGAAATCGACAACAATTATCATTTCTACCCCTCAATGCCCTCACTGGAAAAAGAAGTAGGTAACTGCAGTCCACCTTTTCTCAGTGCTTTCGAGGATTCTTTTAGCAGCATCCTCTCCACAGAAGATTCCAGCCAGCTGACAGTGAACTCATTAAATTCAGATGCCACAATAAACACAGATTTTGGTGATGAATTTTATTCTGCTTTCATAGCAGAACCCAGTAGTAGCAACAGCAtgccttcctctgcttctttcagcCAGTCACTCTCTGAACTTCTTAATGGGCCCATTGATGTTTCTGATTTATCACTTTGTAAAGCGTTTAACCAAAACCACCCTGAAAGCACAGAATTCAACGATTCTGACTCTGGCATTTCACTGAACACAAGTCCTGGCATGGCATCACCAGAACACTCAGTGGAATCTTCTGTCTATGGAGACACAGCACTTGGCTTCAGTGATTCTGAAATGGAAGAGACAGATAGTGCTCCTGGAAGTGTCAAACAGACCGGTCCTAAAACACAGCCGGGACAGTCTGCTGGAGATCCAGCCCAGCCCCCGTCACCATCTCCAGGGCCCAGTGCTCCAGCGCATGACGCCCAGTGTGAAAACACGCCAAAGAAAGAATCGCCGGTAAATCCTGGTCATCGAAAAGCCCCATTCACAAAAGACAAACATTCAAGCCGCTTGGAGGCTCATCTCACAAGAGATGAGCTAAGGGCAAAAGCTCTCCATATCCCATTCCCTGTTGAAAAAATCATTAACCTCCCTGTTGATGACTTCAATGAGATGATGTCAAAGGAGCAATTCAATGAGGCTCAGCTGGCATTAATTCGAGATATACGCAGGAGGGGCAAGAATAAAGTGGCTGCTCAGaattgcagaaaaagaaaactggaaaatatagtGGAACTGGAACAAGATTTGGatcatttaaaagatgaaaaagaaaaattgctcaAAGAAAAGGGCGAGAATGACAAAAGCCTCCATCTACTGAAAAAACAACTCAGCACTTTGTATCTTGAAGTCTTCAGCATGCTCCGTGATGAAGATGGAAAACCTTACTCTCCCAGTGAATACTCCCTGCAGCAAACAAGAGATGGCAATGTATTCCTTGTGCCCAAAAGTAAGAAGCCAGATATTAAGAAAAACTAG